In Chrysoperla carnea chromosome 2, inChrCarn1.1, whole genome shotgun sequence, the following proteins share a genomic window:
- the LOC123294303 gene encoding cytochrome P450 6k1-like, whose translation MAIITSNWSTDFLTILALALTIIIFYFKSTFNYWKNRGVAYSEPNWIFGNFYDAITFKKNITSYFCEQYNKTDEKAYGLYIFQRPYLLLRDPELIKHVLVKDFNNFVPRTSADIKGDEIGRHNMFSMKSVSGWRYVRSKLSPFFSSGKMKNMFGLLDQIGDQLTEQVKSHVNDSLDAKEIARFYTTDVIVSAAFGIQANSFSDKEAAFSKVGKFMFTMNLRRSLELLCIFFWPIMAKIFDFKLFSKVGSDFLRNVVMNAMAEREENNIKRPDLIEALIALKNKGTLEDSNKTEDGVANGITSKDDKPPFKLEGDVLVAQAAVFFTAGFESSSSAISFTLHSISYNPEIQTRLRKEIQTVISRNGGKFTYDCLKDMKYLDACVKETLRLYPTLGFLDREALDTYTFPGTNITIDKGTAVVISLEGLHRDPQYFENPLIYDPERFIEESQILPYTYMPFGEGPRNCIGARFGMMSTKVGLIHILRDFEVFTYKSPPPLEIDNKGFLLTAKNGIYLKFVPGTVYST comes from the exons ATGGCAATTATCACTTCAAATTGGAGCACCGATTTCCTTACAATATTGGCGTTGgctttaacaattattattttttattttaaatcaacatttaattattggaaaaacCGGGGTGTAGCATACAGTGAGCCAAActggatttttggaaatttttacgatgcaataacatttaaaaagaacATAACATCATATTTTTGTGAACAATATAACAAAACAGATGAAAAAGCTTATGGTTTATACATATTTCAGCGTCCATATTTATTACTTCGAGATCCTGAGTTAATTAAACATGTACTAGtcaaagattttaataattttgttccaagAACTAGCGCTGATATAAAAGGTGATGAAATTGGTCGACATAATATGTTTTCAATGAAAAGTGTTAGTGGGTGGCGTTATGTTCGGTCAAAATTATCACCTTTCTTTTCTTCCGGAAAAATGAAGAATATGTTTGGTTTGTTAGATCAAATTGGCGATCAATTAACTGAACAAGTGAAAAGCCATGTTAACGATTCTTTAGATGCAAAGGAAATAGCCAGATTTTATACAACAGACGTAATTGTGTCAGCTGCGTTTGGCATTCAAGCGAATTCGTTTTCTGATAAAGAGGCAGCATTTTCAAAAGTTGGAAAATTTATGTTCACAATGAATCTTAGACGCAGTCTCGAATTATTATGCATATTTTTCTGGCCAATTAtggcaaaaatatttgattttaaattgttcaGTAAAGTTGGTTCAGATTTTTTGCGAAACGTTGTTATGAATGCAATGGCGGAACGGGAAGAAAATAATATCAAGCGACCAGATTTAATTGAAGCATTAATTGCATTGAAAAACAAGGGAACATTAGAAGATTCAAATAAAACTGAAGACGGTGTTGCAAATGGAATCACTTCGAAAGACGATAAGCCTCCATTCA AATTAGAAGGAGACGTTCTAGTAGCACAAGCGGCTGTATTTTTTACTGCTGGATTTGAGTCATCATCTTCAGCCATTTCATTTACATTGCATTCAATTTCTTATAATCCAGAAATACAAACAAGATTACGGAAAGAAATTCAAACAGTAATTTCTCGAAACGGAGGCAAATTCACTTACGACTGCCTCAAAGACATGAAGTATTTGGATGCATGCGtcaaag AGACATTACGGTTATACCCAACCTTAGGATTTTTGGATCGAGAAGCCTTAGATACATACACGTTCCCAGGGACAAATATAACCATTGATAAAGGCACTGCAGTAGTTATTTCGTTAGAAGGCTTACACAGAGAtccacaatattttgaaaatccttTAATATATGATCCAGAACGTTTTATAGAAGAAAGTCAAATTTTACCATACACTTATATGCCATTCGGAGAAGGACCTAGAAATTGTATAG GTGCCCGCTTTGGAATGATGTCAACAAAGGTTggattaattcatattttgagAGATTTTGAAGTTTTCACTTACAAAAGCCC
- the LOC123294302 gene encoding cytochrome P450 6k1-like, with amino-acid sequence MAIITSNWNTDLLTLLAVILTIIYFYFKSTFNYWKKRGVPYAEPNWIFGNFYDAITFKKNITSYFCEQYHKTDEKAYGLYIFQRPYLLLRDPELIKHVLVKDFSNFIPRTSADVKGDEIGRHNMFSMKSVSGWRYIRSKLSPFFTSGKMKNMFGLLDQIGDQLTQQVKSHVKETLDAKEIARLYTTDVIVSTAYGIEVNSFSDKESVFSKVGKMMITFDLRRSLEFLCIFFCPIMVKIFNFKLFSKVGSDFLRNVVTNAMAEREANNIKRPDLIEALITLKNKGTLEDSNKTADTVANGNNLKNDLPPFKLEGDILVAQAAVFFTAGFETTSSAISFTLYSLSYNPEIQIKLRKEIQAVIARNGGNFTYDCLKDMKYLDACVKETLRLYPTLGFLDREALDTYTFPGTNITIDKGTAVVISLEGLHRDPQYFENPLVYDPERFIEDKNIVPYTYMPFGEGPRNCIGARFGMMSTKVGLVHILKDFEVLTQKTAPPLEIDNKGFLLTAKNGINLKFVPGTVYTE; translated from the exons ATGGCAATTATCACTTCGAATTGGAACACTGATTTGTTAACATTATTGGCGGTGATcctaacaattatttatttttattttaaatcaacatttaattattggaaaaaacgTGGTGTACCATATGCTGAACCAAACTggatatttggaaatttttacgatgcaataacatttaaaaagaacATAACATCATATTTTTGTGAACAATATCACAAAACAGATGAAAAAGCTTATGGTTTATACATATTTCAACGTCCATATTTATTACTTCGAGATCCTGAGTTAATAAAACATGTACTAGTCAaagattttagtaattttataccAAGAACTAGCGCTGATGTAAAAGGTGATGAAATTGGTCGACATAATATGTTTTCAATGAAAAGTGTCAGTGGATGGCGTTATATTCGTTCAAAACTATCACCTTTCTTTACTTCTGGAAAAATGAAGAATATGTTTGGTTTGTTAGATCAAATTGGCGATCAATTAACTCAACAAGTGAAAAGCCATGTAAAAGAAACATTGGATGCGAAGGAAATAGCCAGATTGTACACAACAGACGTAATTGTATCTACAGCATATGGTATTGAAGTGAATTCTTTTTCGGATAAGGAATCAGTATTCTCAAAAGTTGGGAAGATGATGATAACGTTTGATCTCAGGCGCAGTCTCGaatttttatgcatatttttcTGTCCAattatggtaaaaatatttaattttaaattgttcagTAAAGTTGGTTCAGATTTTTTGCGAAACGTTGTTACGAATGCAATGGCGGAACGGGAAGCAAATAATATCAAGCGACCAGATTTAATTGAAGCATTAATTACATTGAAAAACAAGGGAACCTTAGAAGATTCTAATAAAACAGCCGACACTGTTGCAAATGGAAACAATTTGAAGAATGATTTACCTCCATTCA aACTAGAAGGTGATATATTGGTAGCACAAGCGGCTGTTTTTTTTACAGCTGGATTTGAAACAACATCTTCCGCTATCTCGTTCACATTATATTCACTTTCGTATAACCCTgaaatccaaataaaattacGGAAAGAAATTCAAGCAGTAATTGCTCGGAATGGTGGTAATTTCACTTACGATTGTCTTAAAGACATGAAGTATTTAGATGCATGTgtcaaag aaacATTACGATTATATCCAACTCTAGGATTTTTGGATAGAGAGGCCCTTGATACATACACGTTCCCAGGGACAAATATTACTATTGATAAAGGCACTGCAGTAGTTATTTCGTTAGAAGGCTTACACAGAGAtccacaatattttgaaaatccttTAGTATATGATCCCGAGCGTTTTATAGAAGATAAAAACATCGTACCATACACCTATATGCCTTTCGGCGAAGGACCTAGAAACTGTATTG gTGCTCGTTTTGGAATGATGTCAACTAAAGTTGGATTAGTTCATATATTGAAAGATTTTGAAgttttaactcaaaaaacggCTCCACCACTGGAAATTGATAACAAAGGATTTTTGTTAACAGCCAAGAATGGaattaacttgaaatttgtACCTGGCACTGTGTATACGGAGTAG
- the LOC123294306 gene encoding cytochrome P450 6k1-like — MAVITSSWYTDLLTLTTGLLTILYFYLTSTYDYWKKRKVPYDPPVLLFGNFYNAFTFKRNISSYFYDLYRKTNEKYFGFYIYRRPYLLLRDPELIKHVLVKDFNNFVPRTNADTTNKEDVLGRDNIFTIKDPHNWRYLRAKFSPFFSTGKMRNMFTLLDGFGEDLNKYVKNHVNETIEVKDACRKYTTDVIVSTAFGIQANSFSDEEAEFSAISKKLFTFTLRRSVELICFFFVPELVTLFNFKLFSSFGTAFLRNAVSQAIEVREKNNINRPDLIDALIKLKNTGTLEDSPDLNDKQDHNKATIKFEGDILAAQAAVFFTAGFETTSSAISFTLYFLSYNPDIQIRLRKEIQTVIAENSGKFTYDSLAEMKYLDLCIKETLRLYPSLGFLDREAMSTYTFPGTDLTIDKGTPVIISLTGLHRDPQYFENPEVYDPERFNDENKSKFPPFAYIPFGEGPRNCVGARFGMVATKVGLVHILKDFEVVTFKTAPTLEIDPRGFLTSPKHGINLNFVKGTVYV, encoded by the exons ATGGCAGTGATAACGTCAAGCTGGTACACAGATTTATTAACTTTAACCACTGGCCTGTTAACAATCTTATATTTCTACTTAACGTCGACGTACGATTATTGGAAAAAACGAAAGGTTCCATATGACCCACCGGTATTATTATtcggaaatttttataatgcatTCACATTTAAACGGAATATATCATCATATTTTTACGACttatatagaaaaacaaatgaaaagtattttggattttatatatatcgccGACCGTATTTATTGTTACGTGATCCAGAATTAATAAAACATGTGTTGGTAAaagatttcaataattttgtaccTCGAACGAATGCTGATACAACAAATAAAGAAGATGTGCTTGGACGTGATAACATATTCACAATTAAAGATCCACATAATTGGCGCTATTTACGTGCAAAATTTTCACCTTTCTTTTCAACTGGTAAAATGCGTAACATGTTCACACTATTAGATGGATTTGGAGAAgacttaaataaatatgttaaaaatcatGTTAATGAAACAATTGAAGTAAAGGACGCTTGTCGAAAATATACAACGGATGTTATTGTATCTACAGCTTTTGGAATACAAGCCAATTCATTTTCCGATGAAGAGGCCGAATTTTCTGCAATTTccaaaaagttatttacatttacattacGACGTAGTGTGGAGTTaatatgtttcttttttgttcCCGAATTagtaacattatttaattttaaattgtttagtaGTTTTGGTACCGCATTTTTACGAAATGCTGTGTCACAAGCAATTGAAGTAcgtgaaaaaaataacattaaccGTCCCGATTTAATTGATgcgttaataaaattaaaaaatactggaACATTAGAAGATTCACCTgatttaaatgataaacaagATCATAATAAAGCTACAATTA AATTTGAAGGTGATATTTTAGCAGCACAAGCAGCTGTATTTTTCACAGCTGGTTTTGAAACAACTTCATCAGCCATATCTTTCACATTATACTTTTTATCATACAACCCAGATATTCAAATTAGGCTACGTAAAGAGATACAAACAGTAATAGCCGAAAATAGTGGAAAATTTACATACGATAGTCTCGCAGAGATGAAATATTTGGATTTATGCATTAAAG aaactttaCGATTATATCCATCACTTGGATTTCTGGATCGCGAAGCAATGAGTACATATACATTTCCAGGCACAGATCTCACAATTGATAAAGGTACTCCAGTTATAATTTCTCTAACCGGGTTACATAGAGAtccacaatattttgaaaatccagAAGTGTACGATCCAGAACGATtcaatgatgaaaataaatccAAATTTCCTCCATTTGCATACATACCATTTGGAGAAGGTCCACGTAATTGTGTTG GAGCACGCTTTGGAATGGTGGCAACAAAAGTGGGATtagttcatattttaaaagattttgaagTAGTCACGTTTAAAACAGCACCAACATTGGAAATAGATCCTAGAGGATTTTTAACATCACCTAAACatggaattaatttaaattttgtaaaaggaactgtttatgtttaa